The following proteins come from a genomic window of Rhinoraja longicauda isolate Sanriku21f chromosome 4, sRhiLon1.1, whole genome shotgun sequence:
- the LOC144593161 gene encoding Krueppel-like factor 10: METGFRVCQDNEYCWGSRTEQGDIEAVEALMSMSYSWKSDARRHTELRPLTPASDMSEESEDSLLSCSKDFHALPLFCLTPPYSPTFEASQVVHPKMKFPSTVPKLGAPLSGHTSKVAAISVSVSTDAMYVRTPIPTNVATSQRSQATSVIRHTADILPCTDGSCPVGMAQVSASQQAIHGTVALGGNEEELMESNDSKKRNCISEELISSIKPVNETNKGPKEDKSQNQSLASTMNSTLVAVQSFFSRSQLPVDAHIRQNSLMVLPQVTSSISPLPVICQVLPVTTSSPVVTAVIPNTGKHPALSPAPLVFMGTPVSKGTLMFVVPQPAIKHIKPQVTSLYGTKLSPIAPAPGIMPPVQKIVAQIDVSRQRSHICLHPGCGKTYFKSSHLKAHMRTHTGEKPFSCNWEDCDRKFARSDELSRHRRTHTGEKKFVCPMCERRFMRSDHLTKHARRHLSANKLPNWQMEVSKLNNVISPVSAL; this comes from the exons ATGGAGACGGGTTTCCGAGTGTGCCAGGACAATGAGTATTGCTGGGGCAGCAGAACAGAGCAAGGGGACATTGAGGCGGTCGAAGCACTCATGTCGATGAGCTACAGCTGGAAGTCAGATGCCAGAAGGCACACTGAGCTGAGACCACTGACACCAGCCTCCGATATGTCTGAGGAATCCGAAGATAGTTTACTGTCCTGCTCGAAGGATTTCCATGCATTGCCCCTATTT tGTTTAACCCCACCGTATAGTCCTACTTTTGAGGCATCTCAAGTGGTTCATCCTAAAATGAAATTCCCTTCCACTGTACCTAAATTGGGAGCTCCTTTATCCGGGCACACCAGCAAGGTTGCGGCAATATCAGTGAGTGTGTCCACCGATGCAATGTATGTCAGGACTCCAATTCCGACCAATGTAGCCACGAGCCAACGTTCCCAAGCCACAAGTGTTATTCGTCACACTGCTGACATCTTGCCCTGTACAGATGGATCTTGTCCAGTTGGGATGGCCCAGGTGTCTGCTAGTCAGCAAGCAATACACGGGACAGTTGCATTGGGTGGAAATGAAGAGGAATTAATGGAAAGTAATGACAGTAAAAAGAGAAACTGTATATCGGAGGAACTGATTTCTTCTATCAAACCAGTAAATGAAACCAATAAAGGACCAAAAGAAGATAAAAGTCAAAACCAAAGCTTAGCTTCAACCATGAATTCCACACTAGTCGCAGTACAATCCTTCTTTTCAAGGAGCCAGCTTCCTGTAGACGCCCATATTCGGCAGAATTCATTGATGGTCCTGCCTCAAGTCACTTCCAGTATCTCGCCGCTGCCTGTCATCTGCCAAGTGCTTCCAGTCACTACAAGCAGCCCTGTTGTAACTGCTGTAATCCCCAACACTGGTAAACACCCGGCCTTGAGCCCTGCTCCTCTTGTGTTCATGGGAACTCCGGTCTCAAAGGGTACCTTGATGTTTGTCGTGCCACAGCCTGCAATCAAGCACATAAAGCCGCAGGTCACCAGCCTCTATGGTACCAAACTCTCTCCCATTGCACCTGCCCCAGGGATCATGCCACCGGTGCAGAAGATAGTAGCACAGATTGATGTGTCTCGACAGCGCAGCCACATCTGTCTTCACCCAGGCTGTGGGAAAACCTACTTCAAAAGTTCTCATCTGAAGGCCCACATGAGGACTCACACAG GTGAGAAACCTTTCAGTTGCAATTGGGAAGATTGTGATAGGAAATTTGCACGATCTGATGAGCTCTCCCGACATCGCAGGACTCACACGGGCGAAAAGAAGTTTGTGTGCCCAATGTGCGAACGGCGATTCATGAGGAGCGATCACTTGACAAAGCACGCTCGGCGTCACCTCTCTGCTAATAAACTTCCGAACTGGCAGATGGAAGTGAGCAAGCTGAACAATGTCATCTCTCCAGTATCTGCTCTGTGA